In a single window of the Nilaparvata lugens isolate BPH chromosome 1, ASM1435652v1, whole genome shotgun sequence genome:
- the LOC111048504 gene encoding uncharacterized protein LOC111048504: MADLNAVPIIPLKLVFAVHFVLISWGIQGVWSPDSYLFYNLFFLFALIWSIYEKEKEEPLQIAILINFCAILMDIIVILFYFPYHGYVGTVFSYALAILNLVFRPVSTVVMGKNCANRMGLSGGFYPATFGTIFDLNPAEVQRNTYEDIDSSSVGVLT, from the exons ATGGCAGACTTGAATGCTGTTCCCATCATTCCTCTAAAG ctTGTCTTTGCCGTACACTTTGTACTTATATCATG ggGCATACAAGGTGTTTGGAGTCCAGATAGTTacctattttataatttattctttcttttCGCTTTGATATGGAGTATTTatgaaaaggaaaaagaagaaccTTTACAAATA gcgattcttataaatttctgtGCAATACTGATGGATATTATTGTGATTCTATTCTACTTTCCTTACCACG GGTACGTGGGAACAGTGTTCAGTTACGCCCTGGCCATCTTGAACCTGGTTTTCAGGCCGGTATCCACCGTTGTAATGGGTAAGAACTGTGCCAACAGGATGGGGCTATCAGGCGGATTCTACCCGGCTACATTTGGAACGATATTTG ACCTGAATCCAGCCGAAGTGCAGAGAAATACATACGAAGATATAGACAGTTCTTCTGTTGGAGTTCTGACGTAG